DNA from Chloracidobacterium sp.:
TGGCCTCACAACACATCGCCACTTGGCGACGGAATGAGGCAAAACGACTTCAAGAGAAGGCCGTCAAGGATGCGCTTGCAGCGCATGGAATGAAACAAATAACCACTCCGCACGGAATAAGGACCCACGCAGACGGCCCAAAGCCGGGCGAGTTCTGTGGAGAGACCACGCTTGGAAGCCGCAAAGCGGACATTGTTCTAACCCTGTGGGATAATCGCATTATGCCGATTGAGTGTAAGGTGTCAAATTCATTTCTGAACTCCGTTAAGCGTTTGAACAATGATGCGGCCGTAAAGGCGAAGACATGGGCGAAGGAATTTGGCGACAGAAATATTGTGCCGACCGCGGTGATCGCTGGAGTCTTCAAACGAGCAAACATTGAGGCAGCCCAGAACGATGGACTCACGATTATCTGGGCTCACCGGCTCGGAAATCTTACAGATTTTGTTGAAAAGACACGCTCATGATCGATTAACCTGACGAATTCAGTCAGGCCTACGATTTTCGATTCTCTAGGCGCCGCAATGCAGTGCGGCGAGGGTTCTGGCGTCGTAGATCCGCCGGTGTTGCGGCAAAGCCCACAACTCGGGCCTCGCCGTCGGCATGGGAATGAGAATGTAATGTCAGAAGCCCGCACGCAAGTAAGGGCTCAACGTCACCTCGAAACGATGCGACAAAACCAAAAAGCCTCGGCGGGTTGCCGAGGCTTTTTTAATTGAGGAGCGGTCAAGGGATCGTACTCAAACGAAGTCCTGTGTCTGATTCGTCATAGCTTCCTGGATCCCCGCAGTACCTCCATTTCCACAGGCCGGATAGCAAAATGCACCGCGTTGCACCAAGCCCCATAGACATACAGAGAGAGTTCTTGTATCTCTGAAACGGCCAGTTTTTTTGCAATAGGCGC
Protein-coding regions in this window:
- a CDS encoding XamI family restriction endonuclease; the encoded protein is MKDFVTPQLWAPDQLDKDISAAIDVFRRERFEESAEAYPNEFDKVIGNIENLLEQTVDLSTLSESARDVVSDASLLEALRYLAGPPISADDFKVLVEIKSKSQLKDPAVMQRIVETIRATLDKRRFPWVGENRAPTELEKQAAIMASAALMASQHIATWRRNEAKRLQEKAVKDALAAHGMKQITTPHGIRTHADGPKPGEFCGETTLGSRKADIVLTLWDNRIMPIECKVSNSFLNSVKRLNNDAAVKAKTWAKEFGDRNIVPTAVIAGVFKRANIEAAQNDGLTIIWAHRLGNLTDFVEKTRS